The Planctomycetota bacterium region ATCAGCATCGACGCGTGGCCGCAGGAGAGGACGAACCGGTCGCGGTCGGGCCAGGCGGGATCGTGCGGATCGTAGCGGAGGAAGTCACGCCACAGCGTGTAGGCCACCGGGGCCAGCGCCATCGGCGTGCCCGGATGGCCGCTCTTGGCGGCCTCGACGGCGTCCATCGCCAGCGTCCGGATCGTGTCGATGGCGAGCCGGTCGGTGGCGTCGAAGGGGAGCGGCCGAGTGGGGGTGGCCATCGATGTCGGTCCTCCGGGGTGGATCGCGCGCAGGGAGTGTACCACTCACCGCACCGCGGCCGCCGCCGAGTCGGCCGCGGCGAGGTGGCGACGGAACTGCTCGTCGAGCTCGGCGTGGCTCGAGTCGCAGAGCTTCTCGAGGCTGTCGGCCGTGGCGGTGCCGGTGTAGACGCGCACCAGATACTCGATGAACGCCGCGCGGTAGCGGCCGTCCCGTCCGTTCATGAAGAAGTCGGCGAGGCCGGAGATCTGGCTGTAGATCGGTGCCAGCCGCTGATCGGCCTGGAATTCACGCCGGCCGAGCGCCGCCAGCTCGCCGAGCGGCACCTGGAAGCCGTCCTCGAGGACGCGCTCGCGGGCCGCCGGCATCCGCCCGGCGTCGGGGCCGCCGAGCGTCCAGCCGTACGGCGTCGCCACGAGGCTCTCCATGTAGCAGGCGGCGGCCTCGATCGCCCAGAACCCGACGCGCTCGCCGGCCAGTCGGCTGATCGGCCGCGTCTCGGCGAACAGTTGGTGCGTGCATTCGTGGCGGACGGTACGGGCCGTCTCCGCGGCTGTGTCCGCGTCGGCGGCGGTGATGAACCACGCGGTCTTCGTCGGCGCCCAGTACATCCCGTCGGTGCGGCCGACGGCCGGCTCGACCGACTCCAGGCCCCGGACGTATTCGTCGCGGTCGCGGACGAGGGTGGCGGCGAAACCGTCGAGCACCGGCGGTCGCCCGCGCCCCTCGAACCACCGCTCCCGTTCCGACGGCTCGGCCCGGTACGCTCCGAACGCCTGCTGCCACGCCGCCCATGCCTCCTCGACGGTCCGCGCCAGGTCCGCCGCCGCGGTGAGGTCGGCCGTCGTCGCGATCCGCCAGTGGTCGCTCTCGAAGCGCAGCGGCCGTTGCAGCGACCTCTCGCGCTGCTCGGCCGCAACGGCATCGACCCAGCGGCCGAGATCGTAGCGCTCGCCGGCGCGGTAGCGGGCGAGCCGGCCACGTGGCAGCCAGCCGAACGCCGGGTCGTAGTCTTCGCCACGGTCGAGCCGTCGGTCGACCTCGACGAGCACCCAGCGGCCGTCGCGCTCGACCCAGCCGCCGGCGCGGCGGGCGCGGGCGTGGGACGGATCGTCGCGGAGCGCGAGATGGAGCAACCGGACCGCTTCGCAGCCCTGGTCGGGCCAGGGGGGAGCGGCGGCGGTGTCGGTGCCCCGCCGGGGCGTGGCGGCATGGGCGCGGGCCGCCGCGGCGGCCACGGCGAACAGGGCGTCGGCGTGGGCGCGGCGCGCGGCGATGAAGTCGTCCCACAGGCCGCGGGACAGGTCTCCCTCGAGCCACTCGGGCACCACCAGGGACTCGGCGATGGCGACGATCTGCTGGCGCCCCGCGGCGGCGGGCAGCGGCCAGGCGGCGACGAGGTCTGCCAACCGCTCCTGGCCGACGCGCCGGCAGCGGCGCACGAGATCGTCGAGCGCCGCCGCGAAGCGCTCGTCGAGTTCCGGCAGCGAAGCCGGGCGGTCGGCCGCGCCGCCGCCGCGGGCCACGAGCGCTCCGGGGAGCAGGGCCGCCGCCCGCAGGGCGTGGCGCCGGGACCGAAGAGACCCGTGGTCCGGCATCACGCCTCCCGGCTGAAAGCGGCGTCGAAGGCACGACGGGCGGTCGGGAAGTCGAGCGTACGGACGAAACCGGCCGCCTCGGCGGCGCCATGCTCGCGGTCCATGCCGCTGTCCTCCCACTCGACCGACAGCGGACCGCCGTAGCCGATCCGATTGAGCGCGCGGATGACCGCCTCGAAGTCGATCGCACCCCTCCCCGGCGAGCGGAAGTCCCAGCCCCGGCGTGGATCGCCGAAGGGAAGATGGCTGCCGAGGATCCCGCTGCTGCCGTCGAGCGTGGTGGCGGCGTCTTTGACGTGGACGTGGTGGATCCGGTCGGGGAAGGCGCCGATGAACGCCACGGGATCGACTCCCTGCCAGTGGAGGTGGCTGGGGTCGAAGTTGAATCCGAATTCGTCGCGGCGCCCGATCGCGTCGAGCGCCCGGGCCGCGGTCACGGTGTCGTAGGCGATCTCGCCGGGATGGACCTCCAGTGCGAAGCGCACGCCGCACTCGGCGAACACGTCGAGGATCGGATTCCAGCGTTCGGCGAACGCGCGGAATCCCTCCTCGATCCACTCCGGGGGCACCGGGGGAAACGAGTACAGCAGCGGCCAGATCGACGAGCCGGTGAAGCCGCAGACGACCGCGACGCCGAGCCGGCGCGCGGCCCGGGCCGTCTCCATCATCTCGGCGGCGGCGCGGCGGTTGACCCCCACCGGGTCGCCGTCGCCCCAGACATGGGGCGGGAGGATCGCCCGGTGGCGGTCGTCGATCCGGTCGCAGACGGCCTGGCCGACGAGGTGGGAGGAGATCGCGTGCACGCACAGCTCGTGGCGCTCGAGCGTGTCGCGGATCGCCGCGCAGTAGCCGGTCTCGGCGACGGCACGGCGGACGTCGAAGTGGTCGCCCCAGCAGGCCAGCTCGAGGCCGTCGAAGCCGAACGACCGCGCCTTGCGGGCGAGATCTTCCAGCGGCAGGTCGGCCCACTGGCCGGTGAACAGGGTGACGGGGCGGGGCATGGGGGCGGGTCCGGTGGATGAGAAAACCAAGTCTGCCAGCTTCCCAGGGGCGCGGAAAAGACCGCCAGCGGCCCCGGGGTGCCGGCTCAGGTGCGGAGCACGCGCCGCAGCAGCCACGCCCCCCACAGGCAGACCAGCACGTTGCCCGTCCAGACGGCCACCGGCGGGACCGAGCCCGACTTGGCCTGCGAGACCCCGAACATGAACACCGGGTAGTAGACCAGGAGGATCGGCAGGAAGCAGAGGAAGAAGCTCGTGAGGAAGTCGGCGTTGCGCAGCCGGATCGCCATCGGCGCCCCGACGAGCACGAAGCACAGCGCCGAGAAGCCGTTGGCCCACCGGCGCCACGGCTCCATCACGATCCGGTGGTAGCGGCCGCGCTCGGCGGCGGCGACGCCGCGCTCGTGCTCCACCGCGCGCGGCAGCGTGCCCTCCAGACGCCCCTCGAGGAGGGCCAGGGCGCGCTTGCCGGCGGCCAGTTGCTCGATGCGGCTGATGCGCTCCGCCTGCTCGACGCGCGCCGCGGCGAAGTCGGCCATCGCGATCTCCGACGGGCTCGTCGAGCCCCCGCCCTTGCGGCTCACGGCGTCGAGGGGCAACTCGCGTTCGATGGTGTCGGGGAACACCGCCTTGACGTCGCCGACATGGAGGGTGCCGTTGCGGCACAGCACGGTGAGCGTGCCGGCGTCCGGATTGGCGCGGAGCTCGGCGGCC contains the following coding sequences:
- a CDS encoding YjgP/YjgQ family permease; translated protein: MTIITRYVLRELLRVFLVALGALTLFMLVVGLVKEAQQQGLGLVQIVALVPYILPEAMRFAVPGTMLFAVASVFGRMSAANEITALKAAGITPLAAIRPALGLAVAVSLVSVWLNDVAVSWGRDGVRRVIVSSVEDIIYGRLRQQRAYATAQVSINVKAVEGRTLVRPTLSIQPSGGGPAVTISAAAAELRANPDAGTLTVLCRNGTLHVGDVKAVFPDTIERELPLDAVSRKGGGSTSPSEIAMADFAAARVEQAERISRIEQLAAGKRALALLEGRLEGTLPRAVEHERGVAAAERGRYHRIVMEPWRRWANGFSALCFVLVGAPMAIRLRNADFLTSFFLCFLPILLVYYPVFMFGVSQAKSGSVPPVAVWTGNVLVCLWGAWLLRRVLRT
- a CDS encoding sugar phosphate isomerase/epimerase gives rise to the protein MPRPVTLFTGQWADLPLEDLARKARSFGFDGLELACWGDHFDVRRAVAETGYCAAIRDTLERHELCVHAISSHLVGQAVCDRIDDRHRAILPPHVWGDGDPVGVNRRAAAEMMETARAARRLGVAVVCGFTGSSIWPLLYSFPPVPPEWIEEGFRAFAERWNPILDVFAECGVRFALEVHPGEIAYDTVTAARALDAIGRRDEFGFNFDPSHLHWQGVDPVAFIGAFPDRIHHVHVKDAATTLDGSSGILGSHLPFGDPRRGWDFRSPGRGAIDFEAVIRALNRIGYGGPLSVEWEDSGMDREHGAAEAAGFVRTLDFPTARRAFDAAFSREA